A portion of the Homalodisca vitripennis isolate AUS2020 chromosome 2, UT_GWSS_2.1, whole genome shotgun sequence genome contains these proteins:
- the LOC124354147 gene encoding probable prefoldin subunit 4 isoform X2, with the protein MDSDVHITFEDQQKINKFARHNAKLEDYKDELKHKQNELKNLEEAADEIELITDEKIQFLIGEIFMFQDSENTQKCLEEAKQQIQKEIEEIEEKCSKLKEVMSDLKTQLYGKFGSHINLEADEE; encoded by the exons GACTCTGATGTACACATAACATTTGAGGACCAACAGAAAATCAACAAATTTGCACGGCACAATGCAAAACTGGAAGATTACAAAGACGAGTTGAAACATAAGCAG aATGAGTTAAAAAATCTTGAGGAAGCAGCAGATGAAATAGAATTGATCACAGATGAGAAGATACAATTTCTTATCGGAGAAATTTTTATGTTCCAAGATTCAGAAAATACTCaa AAATGTTTAGAGGAAGCAAAGCAACAAATTCAAAAGGAAATTGAAGAAATAGAAGAAAAATGCTCTAAACTGAAGGAAGTGATGTCTGACCTAAAGACACAACTGTATGGAAAGTTTGGGAGCCATATAAATTTGGAAGCGGATGAAGAGTAA
- the LOC124354147 gene encoding probable prefoldin subunit 4 isoform X1 — protein MTSTSKGGFQPDSDVHITFEDQQKINKFARHNAKLEDYKDELKHKQNELKNLEEAADEIELITDEKIQFLIGEIFMFQDSENTQKCLEEAKQQIQKEIEEIEEKCSKLKEVMSDLKTQLYGKFGSHINLEADEE, from the exons GACTCTGATGTACACATAACATTTGAGGACCAACAGAAAATCAACAAATTTGCACGGCACAATGCAAAACTGGAAGATTACAAAGACGAGTTGAAACATAAGCAG aATGAGTTAAAAAATCTTGAGGAAGCAGCAGATGAAATAGAATTGATCACAGATGAGAAGATACAATTTCTTATCGGAGAAATTTTTATGTTCCAAGATTCAGAAAATACTCaa AAATGTTTAGAGGAAGCAAAGCAACAAATTCAAAAGGAAATTGAAGAAATAGAAGAAAAATGCTCTAAACTGAAGGAAGTGATGTCTGACCTAAAGACACAACTGTATGGAAAGTTTGGGAGCCATATAAATTTGGAAGCGGATGAAGAGTAA